TATAAGCATCAGAAAAGCAGTTCAGACTGCAATTGATCAACATGCGGAAAAATGGCTTTCTGAATTGGCCTGGAGAGACTTTTATATGATGATCCTTTGGCATTTTCCACACATTGCAGATCATTCATTTAAGCCAGCATATGACAATATCAAATGGAGGAATAACGAGCAAGAGTTTAAAGCCTGGTGCGAAGGAAAAACAGGGTATCCGATAGTTGACGCAGGGATGCACCAGCTTAATGAAACCGGATACATGCACAACAGGGTAAGAATGATAGTGGGCAGCTTTTTAACCAAACATCTTTTGATTGACTGGCGCTGGGGTGAAGCTTATTTTGCAGAGAAGTTACTGGATTATGAAATGGCCAGCAACATTGGCGGCTGGCAATGGGCATGCGGATGTGGCAATGACGCAGCGCCTTACTTCAGGGTCTTTAATCCTGAATTACAGGCAAAGAAATTTGATCCCAAGAATGAGTACATCTACCGCTGGGCACCTGAATATAAAAATGAAAAGCATATCCAACCGATAGTTGAACATGCTTTTGCAAGGGACAGGATCTTAAAAGTTTTTAAAGAAGCGCTGAACCAATAACCTTAATTGGTTACTGCTGTAATTTCTATATCAAAATCAAGGATAGCATTTGCAGGAATAATAGTAGCTCCAGTTGTTTGACTTGTACTTCCAGAGGTGCCGTAAGCTAAACCAGAAGGAATAAACAACCTCAATTTTGCTCCGGTTGAGAACTGAGGTAGAACTTTTCCCCAGCCTTTTATAACACCAGCCAATGTGAATACAAAAGTACCATCAGTACCAGAATCAAATACAGTTCCATCCAATAATCTTCCTGTATACTTGGCTGTTATTGAACTTCCAAAGTTAATCACCTCGATCGGTTTTTCGGCCGTTCCTGGCGTAGTTGGTGCAACCACTACATAATAAACACCACCAGGACCTTCAATTGCATTTGTAATGCCCTTTGATGTAAGGTAAGCCTGGATTCTTTCTTTATCAATCGCCGCTTGTGTAGATTGTGTATACACAGATACGTTGGACATTATAATTTCATTTGGACCAATAGAGCCACTTCCATTTTTACCAAAGGCAAGATAAGAGGGAAGAATTACAGTAAATTTTCCGCCGCGACCGAGTTTTGTCAGGATATCTCTGTATGGAACAGGAGTTACATAACCTACAAAAGTACCTTCATTGCCATTAGCAGCAGTTTCACTAAAAACTTCACCAGCTAGGCTTTTAAGGTCGTACCTATAAAAAACAGAATCTGTATTTTTTAACGATGTACTGGCTCCCTGTGTAGTAATTTCGTAATAGTAGCCGCTCGCATCTTTTTTAAACCTATCAGTAAGGTTATTGGCTTTCAGGTATTCGAGTATTTTAGTTTCGTCTACACTTTGAATAGATTCATATTCCTTTGTACAGGAGTTAAAAAGAAGGATTAATCCCAGTAAAGCAAAAGTATATGAAGACAACTTTTTAAGCATGTTTTGTTATTTTTTCTGTTTGTATATTTGTAATAATTGAACCGTATAGTCCAGGTTTGAATTGGGTGGAATGATACCAATTGGAAATGGCGTATACACAGGTCTGTTGATATAAGCCAATGCCGAAGGAACAATAAACCTGATTTCTCCACCAGCCTGTATGCCATGCGAGGTACCTGCAGGTATAATCTGTAATCCTCTTCTAAAACCCTCAGGCATTGCAAAAAGCACCAGTTTAGCAGAATCTACTGCCTGCTCTACAATACTATCATTTAACATCTTTCCGGTATAAGCTATTTTCACCGTATCAAAATCTCCCAACACCTGCGTTCCTGTTCCTGTTCTAACCATGTTATAAAAAATCCCGCTGGCATCTTTAGTCATCGTCAGATTTTTCTTTGTCAAAAAACGCTGAATAGAATCAATATCCAATTGCAGCTGTGCCGTTTTATCGTATGCTTCAAACTTATTACATGCGTAAAAGGCAAGCAAAAGAACAGTCAGCACCAATAAAACTGCATTTTTTAACAACATGCACAAAAATACTCTTTTATTAGGGATAGAACAATTTTTAACCAATTTTAACAATTATAAGCTGGCCCCATACTTAGTGCCCCTGGCTATCCTAAATAAAAAAAGCGCCCTTAAAATTAAGGACGCTCCAAAGCTAATCTAGCTTTTAGTTAATTGTCTTTTATACTTAATAGCAATACTTATTGGCCGCAATTAACTGTTGTGCCACCTGCTGACGTATATCTTTTACGTTAAAAGCTTCCATTTTGGTAAACCTGCGCAGGCCAACCATCATCATACGCTGCTCATCACCTTCAGCAAAAGCCCAAAGTGCTTCCTTTCCTGCTTTATGCACAGCATCAACAGCCTCTACAAAATAAATACGCATCAGGTTTAGCTGACCAGCACAAGCTTCTTCTCCCTTTAAGCTCACTAATTTTTCAGTTCTTAGCATGGCAGACTCGGCTACATAAACATAACTTGCCATATCGGCTATGTTCATTAAAATCTCCTGTTCTTTAGACAAGCTCATCATCAATTTTTGAACTGCAGCACCGGCAACCATCAAAGTAGCTTTTTTCAAATTGGAGATGATCTTTTTCTCTGCCGCAAACAAAGTATCATCAATCTCCCCAAAATCAGGTATAGACATCAACTCTCCTGCAACTGCCGTAGCGGGGGTCATCAAATCCAATTCCCCTTTCATGGCCCTTTTCAACATCATGTCAACAGTTAACAGACGATTGATTTCATTTGTACCTTCAAAAATCCTGTTGATCCTGGCATCACGGTAAGCCCTGTCCATAGGCGCTTCTGCAGAAAATCCCATTCCACCATAGATCTGGACACCTTCATCAACCACATAATCCAGCACCTCAGATCCCCAAACCTTCAATATGGCGCATTCTACAGCAAATTGTTCCGTTGATTTCAATTTCGCTTTACTGGCATCCATTCCACCTTCAACCAAGGCTTCGTAGGCATCATCAATATTTTGACCGGCACGATAATTTGCAGACTCTACAGCATACACCTTAGCCGCCATTTCGGCCAGTTTAAACCTGATGGCACCGTACTTAGAAATCTGCCTGTCAAACTGGATCCGCTCATTCGCATAATTTATAGCTGTATCAATTACCTTTCTTGATGCGCCAATTGCAGCAGCAGCAAGTTTAATCCTGCCAATATTTAAAATATTTACCGCAATTTTAAAACCGTTCTCTCGTTCAGAAAGCATGTTTTCTACAGGAACAGGACAGTCGTTAAAAAACACCTGTCGTGTTGAAGAACCTTTGATTCCCATTTTATGTTCCTCAGGGTTCATCGAAATGCCACCGAACTCCCGCTCTACAATAAATGCAGTCAGGTTTTTATCGTCGTCAATTTTCGCAAACACGATAAATACATCAGCAAAACCACCATTAGTGATCCACATTTTCTGACCCGTGATCAGGTAATGCGTACCATCTGCACTCAATTTAGCTTTAGTTTTACCAGAGTTAGCATCCGATCCAGAATTAGGTTCCGTTAGACAGTAAGCTGCTTTCCATTCTCCCGTTCCTAACTTTGGAATGTATTTTTCTTTCTGTTCTTTATTTCCATAATAAAGAATTGGTAAAGTTCCAATTCCCGTATGGGCAGAAAGTGCCACGGCAAAAGAATGTCCTGCGCCAACTACATCAGCCACCAGCATAGAGGTATTAAAATTCTTTCCAAAGCCTCCATATTCTTCCGGAATCGAAACACCAAGAATCCCCAGTTCACCTGCTTTATCCATTAAAGACGGCATCAAACCTTCCTCCTGGCTATCAATGCGATCAAGATTTGGAAACACTTCTGCCGCTAAAAAATCACGGCAGGTTTGTGCAATCATATTTTGTTCTTCATCAAATTCTTCAGGAATAAATACATCCTGAAATGAGGTTTCCTTGATCAGGAACTCACCTCCTTTAATTGTTTTTTTGTCCATATTAATTAGATTAAAGATTAAAGAACAAGGATTTTAAGACCGGGCGCTTTAACCAAGTTTTTTATTAAATTAAAGATTAAAGAACAAGGATTTTAAGACCGGGCGCTTTAACCAAGTTTTTTATTAGATTAAAGATTAAAGAACAAGGATTTTAAGACCGGGCGCTTTAATCGAGTTTATCTTTTTTTTATAATAATGACATCTAACTGAGTGTCTTTTTAAATGCAGATATCTTTTTTTGAAGTTGAGTTATATCTAACAATAGCTGTTGTATTTGTAAAGCAGTAAGATGATTAACAGCTACACAGATCAACAATTGTGTCTCTAATTCAAAAAGAGAGCCCAATGCTATAGAGAGAAAATGAGAAAACTCCTTATCCGAAGATCTTGAAGAGCCTTCTGCAATATTTGAAGGAACTGAAACTGAGCATCTGGAAATTTGAGAAATTAACCCAAATCTTTCTGCATCAGGTAAAGATTTTAAAGCTATGTAAGTATCTCTTACAATGCTCATTGCTTCTTGCCAAATCTGTAATTGCCTAAAATTATGCATCTAGTCTTGCTTTTATCTTTAATCCTTCATCCTTGTTCTAATATACATCTAGTCTTACTACTATCTTTTTTTCTTAATCCTTGTTCTCTAACTACAACATTTCAAAAATACCTGCAGCACCCTGTCCGCTACCCACGCACATCGTTACCATTCCGTATTTCCCCTCTCTGCGTTTCAGTTCGTTAAACAATTGCACCGTAAGCTTAGCACCAGTACAACCAAGCGGATGCCCTAAGGCAATAGCACCACCGTTTACATTCAGTTTTGAAGTATCCAGCCCCAACGTCCTGATAATAGCCAGAGACTGGGAAGCAAATGCTTCATTTAGCTCAACCAGATCCATTTGTTCCAGGCTCAATCCTGCTTTCTTTAAAGCCAGTGGAATAGCATCAATTGGGCCAATTCCCATAATTCTGGGTGGCACACCAACTACGCCATAACTAACCAATCTGGCAATCGGCTCAACACCAAGTTCTTTTAATTTACTTTCCGAAACCACCAATACAAATGCAGCACCGTCTGAAGTTTGAGAGGAATTCCCGGCTGTAACACTTCCATCTGCAGCAAATACAGGTTTAAGCTTCGCTAGTTTATCCAGACTTGTATCCGCACGCGGCCCTTCGTCAGTATCCACCACATAAGTCCGGCTTACTTTTTTCATATTACCATCCAGATAATTTTCAGTAACGGTAATGGGGGCCACACCGGCCTTAAGGTGCCCGTTTTTTATAGCCTCCACCGCTTTCAAATGCGACTGATAAGCAAATTCATCCTGATCTTCCCGGTTCACTTTATATTCAGCAGCTACCGCTTCTGCAGTCAGGCCCATACCCCAGTACCAGTCTGGATTGGTTTTAGCCACTTCCGGATTAGGAACAACTTTCCATCCGCCAAAGGGCATTCCAGACATCACTTCTACACCACCCGCTATGATGCAATCTGCCATTCCACTTTTAATTTTAGCTACCGCAGTAGCTATCGTGTCTAATCCAGATGCACAATACCTATTCACTGTAACCCCCGGAACTTTATCCGTATCCAACCCCATCAGCGAAATCATCCGGCCAATATTCAGCCCCTGTTCCGCCTCAGGTGTAGCATTACCTACAATTACATCATCTATTTGTTCTTTATCCAGGTTAGGAACAGAGGCCACCAATTGTTTGATAACCTCAGCCGCCAAATCATCGGCCCTCGTAAAACGAAATACCCCACGTGGGGCCTTGCCCACTGCTGTACGTAAACCTGCTATGATATATGCTTCCATTTTTTATGATTAAGGGTTAAGGAGCAGGGATTAAAAACCAGACCACCTAACCAATATTATTATTTTAATTTATTTCTTCAATTTCTGCGCTCAATCTTTATTCTAAAGACCTTCGCTCCAACTAGTTTCTCAACGGCTTACCCTTGGTTACAATACTTTGTATACGTTCCAATGTCTTACGTTCCCCGCAAAGTGACAAAAATGCTTCTCTTTCCAAATCCAGTAAGTATTGCTCAGTAACTTCTGTTGGAGATGACAAATCACCCCCGCACATCACATAACCCAATTTCTCCGAGATTTTCTTATCATGTTCAGAAATATAATGTCCAGAATACATCGTATTTGCACCAGCATACACAATACCTAGCCCCTGTTTACCTAAGACCCTGATGTCTTTTCTGCGAACAGGTTGCGTATAACCTGCCTCAGCCAGCGCTATCGCTTTGGCTTTTGCATCGGCAATCAAACGGCTTCTGTTCATGGATACAGAAAACTTATCTTTCTGTAAATACCCCAGTTCATAGGCTTCCAGCGCCGACGTAGACACTTTAGCCATACCAATGGTCAAAAATCTTTCTTTCAACACATTTTGCACAATCTGGTCATCAGTATATTCATCAGAAGCACGCAACGCAAATTCTTTTGTTCCGCCGCCACCGGGAATTACGCCAACACCAAACTCTACCAATCCCATATACGTCTCCGCATTCAACTGCACATGATCTGCATGCAAGCTAAACTCACAACCACCGCCTAGCGTAAGGTTATGCGGCGCCACCACTACCGGAATAGAAGAATACCTGATGCGCATAGAAGTATTTTGAAACAGCTTTATCGCCATATTCAATTCATCCCATTCCTGCTCTACCGCCATCATAAAAATCATACCCACATTAGCACCAGCAGAAAAGTTCGCGCCATCATTACCAATCACCAACCCCCTGTATTCCTTTTCAGCTAGATCAATCGCCTTGTTAATGGCCTGCAAAGTATCACCACCAATGGTATTCATTTTAGAGTGGAATTCCACATTCAAAATGCCATCACCCAAATCCAAAATAGAAGCACCAGAGTTTTTCCAAATGGTTTTAGTTAGACGGATATTATCCAGCACTATAAAAGCTTCAGTACCCGGTACCGCTTTGTAAGATTTAGAAGGAATGTCGTAATATTTTTTAACCCCTTCCTCTACTTTATAAAACGAGGTATGGCCTGCCGACAGCATTTCATGTACCCATACTGCAGCTTCATGCCCATAGGTTTTCATACCATCCAAAGATTCCTTAATACCTACCGCATCCCAAACTTCAAAGGGACCAAGATCCCAGCCAAAGCCGGCACGCATGGCGTCATCAATTCGGTATAATTCATCAGAAATTTCAGGAATCCTGTCAGATACGTACTCAAACAAACCAAAAAACGAAGCCCGGAAGAGTTCAGCAGCCTTATCCTTACCCGTTGCAAAAACCTTCATTCGGTCTTTTACATTTTCAATGCTTTTGGTGATATCGAGTGTAGCGGACTTCACCTTTTGTTGCGGGCGGTATTCCAGCGTTTTTAAATCCAATGCCAGTATCTCGCTTTTACCCTCCGCATTTTTAGTTTTTTTATAGAAGCCTTGTTTGGTCTTGTCGCCAAGCCATTTATTTGCTTCCATCTTCTCTACATAATCAGGCAGTTTAAATAAGTCATGCGCCTTATCATCCGGCACATTATCATACAAACCTTTTGACACCTTAATCATAGTGTCCAGTCCTACAACATCAGTAGTACGAAATGTTGCCGATTTAGGCCTACCCAAAGCAGGACCAGTAAATTTATCTACTTCCTCTACCGTTAAGTCCATTTCCTGAACCAGGTGCAACAAAGCCATAATGGAATAAACCCCAACTCTATTAGCAATAAATGCAGGTGTGTCTTTACATAAAACAGTGGTTTTACCTAAAAACTGATCACCATAATGCATCAAAAAATCAACAATTTCTGGTTTGGTATGCGGTGTGGGTATAATTTCCAGCAAGCGCAAATAACGTGGCGGATTAAAAAAGTGAGTTCCGCAGAAGTTCGCTTTAAAATCATCACTCCGGCCCTCCGCCATCAAATGAATTGGAATCCCCGAAGTGTTTGAGGTAACTAAAGTGCCCGGTTTTCGGTATTGCTCTACCTGATCAAACACTACCTTTTTAATGTCAAGGTTTTCTACAACCACCTCTATAATCCAATCGTAACCAGCAATTTTAGACATGTCGTCTTCAAAATTTCCAGTGCTGATTTTTTTAACCACAGATTTGGTGTAAACCGGAGAAGGATTACTTTTTACCGCTGCAAGCAACGCAGCATCTACAATACCATTTTTAGGCCCCTCTTTTGCGGCAATATCCAACAACAAAACCTCTACGCCAATATTCGCAAAGTGGCAGGCGATGCGGGAACCCATAATTCCGGAACCCAAAACCGCAACCTTATTTATCTTTTTGTTTATCATCTTCTAATGTATTTGTATAGGCTAATGTGAGTTTATTCAATTTCTGCAAAGTCAAAATCAATTCATTCTTTTCTTTGGCCGTCATATTTTCATTTAAATATTCATTAAAAGAAATCACAACGCCACGGGCAAGGTGTCTTTTCTCACGACCAAAATCAGTAAGAAACACCTTAACAGAACGCTTATCTCCTGCAGAAGTTTCGCGGTATATCAACCCCAGATCTTCCATATTATTTAACATCCTTGACAGGCTGGTTGCCTTAACACCAAGAAGTCCGGCCAACTGAGAAACAGCTGTACCTTCTTTATCAATATTGATAAGCACATAACCCACAGATTGTGTGATACCAAAGCCCGAAGCGATTTGGTTGTAAGTGTTGACTACATTTTGCCAAACTACCTTCAAAAAATAATCTACCGTTTCCTGTTGTTTCATACATTGCTATGCTTGCATAACAAATATATAGAATAAAAAGTTTTAATCCAAGAAATAAAAACTCAATTATTTTAAGCGTTTATTGGAAGGGACAATACCAGACAAATCATCATGATAGGTAAAATATAGACACCCTCATGATGCTCGATATATACACCTCGCTGTACAAATAAAAATAATGATCTATGAGGAGGCCTAGGCGTTATTAGCGCTTTTCGCGCCTAATAAATGCCAGACTCTGACAGATCATTGTTTTTATTTACCTATAATTAGCCTTTAAAATTTTCTGCGTCTTTATAGATCTGCTCAATCGTATCCGCGTTCTTCTCCAAAATAACCTTACGTTTTAAACTCATTTTCGGTGTCAACTCGCCACCAACAATACTCCATTCCTTAGTCAGCAATGCAAAACGCTTTACCTGTTCCCATTTGCCAAATTCCTTGCAGCTCTCTGCGGTAACCTGCTCAAATTTTTCCAGCACCTGAGGATCCTTAACCATTTCCTCATTAGAAGTATAATTGATTCCCTTTTTACCTGCCCATGTTTTCAAAGCCGCAAAATTAGGAACAATCAAAGCCGCAGGAAACTTTCGGTTCTCACCCAATACCATAATCTGCTCAATCAAGTTGGATTCCTTAAACTTATTTTCCACCATTTGAGGAGCAACATATTTTCCCCCGGCAGTTTTAAAAATCTCCTTTTTACGGTCCGTAATTTTCAAAAACTTACCGTCTACTAACTGACCAATATCACCAGTATGAAACCAGCCATCCTGATCTATGGTCTCCGCAGTCAGGTCATCGCGTTTATAATAGCCTTTCATAATGTGGTGACCACGCGTTAATACCTCACCATCTTCAGCAATCTTCACTTCAACACCTTCAATTGCCGGACCTACCGTTCCAAACATGGCGTTTTGAAAATGATTTACAGTAATCACCGGCGATGTTTCCGTTAATCCATATCCTTCAAATACAGGCATGCCTGCTGCCCAGAAAATCCTGGCCAAACGAGGATTTAAAGCCGCGCCACCAGAAATAATCACGACAATGTTTCCGCCCAATGCTTCCTGCCATTTCTTAAAAACCAGTTTCCTGGCAATCGCCAACTTAAGGCCATACCACCAGCTATGTTTAATTTCAAACTGTTCAGCGAGCGCTAAAGACCAAAAGAAAATTCCCTTTTTAATTCCGGTTAGCGCCTTACCTTTTTCCATAATTTTCTCATACACCTTTTCCAGCAACCTGGGCACTGTAGAGAATACATTTGGTTTAACAAACTGGATATCTGCAACTATAGTATCCAAACTTTCCGCATAATAAACACTTGTATTTACATACATGTATAAATACACCACCATCCGCTCAAAAATATGCGACAGCGGCAAAAAGCTCAATACTTTACTGATGCCTTCCGGCAGCAGGACAGCAGAATTCTGAAAGTTTTTTACCAGGTTATTATGCGTAAGCATTACCCCTTTCGGCGTGCCTGTAGTTCCAGAAGTATAAATCAAAGTTAAAATATCTTCAGGATCCACTGCATTCCGGTACTCGTCAAGATTGATGTCGGTACCCAAAGCACCATCATCCACCAGCTGCTGTATATTTTCTGCGCCAACTACCTGATTAAAAGTATATATCTTAACGGCTAAGTTAGCTTCTGTAATCACGGCTTTCACTTTTGTATGTAAAGCCTCATCAGCCACAAAAATCAAATCTACTTCAGCATTCTCCAGAATAAATTTAATGTCATGCTCTGCCAGTGTTGGATAAAGCGGAATCTGATAGGCCCCGATCTGCATAATGGCAAAATCAGTCAGGTTCCATTGTGGCATATTGTGAGACATCACTGCTATCTTTGATCCCTTGCGCATTCCAAGCCGGATCAGGCCCTTGCTCAGATGATCAACTATTTCTATAAATTGTGCTGTACTGTATTTTTTCCATTGCCCCCCTACCTTGCCACTAATGAATTCTTCTTTCGGAAATTGCTCTAAGTTGTATTGAAGCAGGTCAAATACTCTTGTGATTTTTACGGCCATAACATTCGGAATTAAATTTGGTTAAAATACTTGTTCTGGTGCCCATACACGAACAACGGTACAATCCAAATCTAGCAAAATAAAATTTCTATTAAAGTCAAAAGGGTATAATATTACTTTTAACACGGCATAATATTTGTTTGGTGCTCGCTTATTTAACAACACATAATTATGAAACGATTTATTACTGCCCTTTGTTTTACTGTCATCGCAACAATTGCGATGCATTCTACTGCTGATGCTCAAGATTACAAAAATGCCATAGGAGGACGCTTTGGAGCTGCTAATGGAGTGACGTTTAAAACTACTTTAGGGGACAACAAAATGCTGGACCTTATCCTTAATTTCAGGAACACTAATTATTTTAAGTACACGAGATTAACTGGATTGTATGAGGTAAACATGCCAATTGCTGGTGCACCCGGATTAGGCTGGTATTACGGTGCCGGTGCTACTGTAGGATCGGTTAAATATAAACCAACCGGATCCAAAGATTTTTATCTTTCTGCTGACGGTGTTTTAGGTTTGGATTATAAATTTCAGGATGCTCCCTTTAACCTATCCCTGGATTGGAAACCGGCAATACAACTGACACCTGACACAGATTTTGACGGATCTGGCGCAGCATTATCTATACGTTATACATTCTAGGTAACAAAGCAAAAAAAGCAATAATCTATGAGCAGGCCCAGGCGCTGTTTGCGCTGAAAGCGCCTAACAGATGCCAGACTGCGATAGATTATTGCTTTTTCACATTTATACTAAATTCCCATCCAGGCTTTACGAACGGCTAACTGCGTTGCAGTAGCCTTTTCATTAAAGGTAGTACTTAGTTTAATATTCGGACTGGCTTTTAATAGCAGACTCAATTCTTTGATGTTGCCATCTCTTTTAACAATTACCTTAAACATTTCTCCGACTTTACCATTCATTGGTGGCAAGCTATTGGCACGTGGATCAACAGCATTGTTTCCCAAACTAAGCAACTCATCGTTAACATTTAAGCCCCCGATCCAGGCTGCAGAATTACGTGACACCGCAGAAACAACTATAGCACCGCCCTTTTGCGCAAAACTAGCGCCTAAATAAGGCGTCTCTTCAAACTTTTTACCAGTATTTTCATTGGTAATATTGATACCTGCATAACCAAAATACTTCACGTAATCTACCGGAGCAGTTCCATTTACATATTTAGCATAAAAATCATCAAAATTAATTCCGCTTATTTTTTCTACCATTGTTTTAAACTCTGCATCAGTATATCCCCTTTTCAATGTTTTACACTGCAGGTACATCGCCTTCATCACATCGTCCAGGCTTTTTGCACCTTTAGTAGCATTTGCAATTTCCAGGTCCATCAACAAACCAACAACCTCTCCTTTACTATAATAAGATACTGTTGTGTTGCTTGAATTTTCATTTGGTCTGTAATATTTAATCCAGGCATCAAAACTTGCTTCCGCAACCGACTGAATTCTTGAACCCGTTGTATTTTCTACATTTGCCAGCGCAGTAGCAACCTCAGAAACAAATCCTTCAGGCTGATTAAAGCCTGCCCTTAGCATGATCTTGTTTTCATAATAAGCAGTAAAACCTTCAGCAATCCACAAATTGGTGGTATAGTTTTCATTCTCATAATCAAACGGGCCTAATGCCACGGGGCGCAAACGCTTCACATTCCATAAATGGTGATATTCATGTGCCACAAGCTGAAGAAAACCAATATAACCTTCTTCCGTGCTGTACTGATCGCGCCCTGCGCCCAATACTGTAGAATTTAAATGTTCTAAACCACCTCCACCAGAAGCATAGTTGTGAACAATAAAGGTATAATGCTGATTAGGATTCTCACCATAAATAGCTGTTTCCTGCTCAATGACTTTCTTCATATCCACCTTTAAGCGTTCCACATTATAAGTACCACCGCCATACATAGCCACCTCATGTTTTACACCAGCAGCCATAAAATCGAATACCTCCTGATTACCTACTTCTATTGGACTATCAAATAGAATATCAAAATCCGGTGCGGTATAGGTAAATTGTTGACCAGCTACCGGCTCCAAACCTGTAGAAACTTTTGTCCAACCATTAAAAGGAATAATCTTGACCGTACTTGGCGTTTTCAGATGACCATCAGGATACATAAACACCGCCGAAGTAGACAAGAATGCATGAGCGTCATCAATAAAAGGCGTACGAACAGAGATTTCAAATCCATAAATCCTATACTTTACTTTTACGCTGGCTGCTTTCGCTGAATAAATTCTCCAGGTATTTTTCCTTACTTTTTCATATTTTAGTGCTTTATCACCAGCACTAGCAGCAAAAC
The nucleotide sequence above comes from Pedobacter sp. MC2016-14. Encoded proteins:
- a CDS encoding long-chain fatty acid--CoA ligase yields the protein MAVKITRVFDLLQYNLEQFPKEEFISGKVGGQWKKYSTAQFIEIVDHLSKGLIRLGMRKGSKIAVMSHNMPQWNLTDFAIMQIGAYQIPLYPTLAEHDIKFILENAEVDLIFVADEALHTKVKAVITEANLAVKIYTFNQVVGAENIQQLVDDGALGTDINLDEYRNAVDPEDILTLIYTSGTTGTPKGVMLTHNNLVKNFQNSAVLLPEGISKVLSFLPLSHIFERMVVYLYMYVNTSVYYAESLDTIVADIQFVKPNVFSTVPRLLEKVYEKIMEKGKALTGIKKGIFFWSLALAEQFEIKHSWWYGLKLAIARKLVFKKWQEALGGNIVVIISGGAALNPRLARIFWAAGMPVFEGYGLTETSPVITVNHFQNAMFGTVGPAIEGVEVKIAEDGEVLTRGHHIMKGYYKRDDLTAETIDQDGWFHTGDIGQLVDGKFLKITDRKKEIFKTAGGKYVAPQMVENKFKESNLIEQIMVLGENRKFPAALIVPNFAALKTWAGKKGINYTSNEEMVKDPQVLEKFEQVTAESCKEFGKWEQVKRFALLTKEWSIVGGELTPKMSLKRKVILEKNADTIEQIYKDAENFKG
- a CDS encoding M61 family metallopeptidase, with amino-acid sequence MKNAILGIITLLAVSMTAKSQVKIGFEVSFKEPQAHYAEIEMNISGLSKDYIDVKMPVWTPGSYLVREFSKSVEGFAASAGDKALKYEKVRKNTWRIYSAKAASVKVKYRIYGFEISVRTPFIDDAHAFLSTSAVFMYPDGHLKTPSTVKIIPFNGWTKVSTGLEPVAGQQFTYTAPDFDILFDSPIEVGNQEVFDFMAAGVKHEVAMYGGGTYNVERLKVDMKKVIEQETAIYGENPNQHYTFIVHNYASGGGGLEHLNSTVLGAGRDQYSTEEGYIGFLQLVAHEYHHLWNVKRLRPVALGPFDYENENYTTNLWIAEGFTAYYENKIMLRAGFNQPEGFVSEVATALANVENTTGSRIQSVAEASFDAWIKYYRPNENSSNTTVSYYSKGEVVGLLMDLEIANATKGAKSLDDVMKAMYLQCKTLKRGYTDAEFKTMVEKISGINFDDFYAKYVNGTAPVDYVKYFGYAGINITNENTGKKFEETPYLGASFAQKGGAIVVSAVSRNSAAWIGGLNVNDELLSLGNNAVDPRANSLPPMNGKVGEMFKVIVKRDGNIKELSLLLKASPNIKLSTTFNEKATATQLAVRKAWMGI